In Bordetella holmesii ATCC 51541, the following proteins share a genomic window:
- a CDS encoding cytochrome c family protein → MSNEQDHVEEHSSPIKTPRQLIVTIVLSFIVPIVVIILLVNLVVSGTQVGAGSDTLSEDATNKRIAPVAGFELVDANAPRVYKTGEQVFAAVCTACHTAGVAGAPKVGDKAAWGPFIQGGFDAMLDVALHGKGAMPAKGGNPALSDFEVARAVVYMANKSGGDLPEPAEPKPETGPETEAAADAAAVPTAPAAAMPANPPVAPAPEPAPDQAAAVNPAGEALYKSTCFACHGTGVANAPKFGDKAAWAPYIATGLDAMVKVAINGKGVMPPKGGATTASEDDIRAAVQYMVNAAK, encoded by the coding sequence ATGAGCAACGAGCAGGATCACGTCGAAGAACACTCCTCCCCCATCAAGACACCCCGGCAGTTGATCGTCACGATCGTACTGTCATTCATCGTCCCCATCGTTGTCATCATCCTGCTGGTCAACCTGGTCGTATCAGGCACCCAGGTGGGCGCGGGCTCGGACACGCTATCCGAAGACGCCACTAATAAACGCATCGCTCCCGTGGCAGGCTTTGAGCTGGTCGACGCCAATGCGCCGCGCGTCTACAAGACCGGCGAACAGGTGTTTGCCGCCGTCTGTACGGCCTGTCATACCGCCGGCGTTGCCGGCGCGCCCAAGGTGGGCGATAAGGCCGCCTGGGGGCCTTTCATCCAAGGCGGTTTCGACGCCATGCTCGATGTCGCGTTGCACGGCAAAGGGGCCATGCCTGCCAAGGGCGGCAATCCGGCGCTGAGCGATTTCGAAGTCGCCCGCGCCGTGGTCTATATGGCCAACAAATCCGGTGGCGATCTGCCCGAGCCGGCCGAACCCAAACCAGAGACCGGACCCGAAACCGAGGCGGCAGCCGATGCTGCAGCCGTGCCAACGGCGCCGGCCGCTGCCATGCCGGCCAATCCGCCGGTTGCCCCAGCCCCCGAGCCGGCGCCCGATCAAGCTGCAGCCGTGAACCCGGCAGGCGAAGCGCTCTACAAGAGCACCTGTTTCGCCTGTCATGGCACGGGGGTGGCCAATGCGCCAAAGTTCGGCGACAAGGCCGCGTGGGCGCCTTATATCGCGACTGGCCTGGATGCCATGGTGAAGGTGGCCATCAACGGCAAGGGTGTCATGCCCCCCAAGGGTGGCGCGACGACTGCCTCGGAAGACGACATCCGCGCCGCCGTGCAGTACATGGTCAACGCGGCCAAGTAG